A window of Verrucomicrobiia bacterium genomic DNA:
GTCGCGACCATTCCCGGAATGTACAGGATCATGATGCGAACCTGGTGGGCTGCGTTGTACTGGCCCATCTCGGCACCGCCTCCGGGCTGATGCATCAACAGGGCGCCCACCAGCCAGTTCGCGGGCAGGACGACGCCCCCCGCCAGCACGGCCGGAAGCGCAAACCGCCACAGTGCCGGCACCTCATCGAGCCATCCGGAGAGGCCCGTCTTGAGTCCGGCACGAACCAGCGCTGCGCGCACGGCGAGCGAGGATACGACCAGACCGACCGCCATGCCGCAGATCATGCCCACCAGGCTGCCGGGAAGTCCGCCGGAGTAAGCGCCCACCACCATGCCCAGTGCCTGCGCCACGCTGGTGATCGCGGTAACTCGCGCCAGGACCCGAAAGGCCTCCAGCCCGGCCAGGATGCCCTGGTTGGCATCCTGCAACGCCCCAAGGACGAGCATCGGTGCCGCCAGGCGCAGTGCGAACCCCAGCGCGGGCTCGTTGAGCGAGACGCGCGCCAGCCAGGGCGCGCAGGCCACGATGCCAATCGCTCCGGCCGTCGCGAGCAATCCGGCGCCGAGCGGCGCCAGCGTTGCCACACGCCCCGCCCGATCCGGTGCCGTCTGGCGGTAGAGGGCGAGAAACCGGGTGGCGGTCATGCCCAACCCCAGGCTGGCGAAGACCCCGACCATGAGGAAGGTGTTCTGGATCATCCCCAGCTGACCAAACATGGTGTCGCCAAGAGTCCGGGCCACCAGCAGGGACGCCACCAGCATCAGCCCGCGCGAGGCCACGCCCCCCACCACATTCCACGACGCGGCCCGGGCGAAGCGGCTGCGTCCGGAAGACCCGGAATACTGAGACTTCAGGAGTTCCCAGCCGCTCCTCCACCAAGGCGTCCCCGGCGCCCTGAAGGTCCCGCCCGGCGGTGCTGCATTCACGCCAAAGCCCCTCCGTCCCGTCCTGCCAGACCCACGGCGCTCCAGGCTGCCGACCCCGGGGCACGGCCGCATGCGTCGGAGACCGGATTGAGGAGGTTCACCAGGCGGCGAGCCTGCGCATGCCGGTACCGGGGTGCCAAGGACCGTTTGACAGGACCGTTCGGCGCGTCGGGATCTGGTTCGCTCCGGGGCGAACCCCGATCCCGGGCCACCCTCAACGCCCCGCGACGCCCCGCGGCTTGCCCGGACGCCCCGATCCCCTGCACGCTGGGGTGGTGCGGATCGCGTTCAAAGAGTGGGCGGTCGTCGTCGAGGCACTTGGACGCGGCCGCCAGTCGCTCATTCTCCGCAAGGGCGGCATCGCCGAGGGGCCGGACGGCTTTGTTGTGGATCATCGCGAGTTCCTCCTCTTTCCCACGCGGTTCCACCAAGAGGCCGGGCAGGTCGTCCCCGAAGCCCGGGACCTCCTGCCGCCACCGGCGGGTTCCGCCGCGGTCCCGCCGCCGGACCGGGTTCTCATCGAGTTTTTCGCCGTGGTGACCGGTTGGCGGCAATTGCGATCGCTGGACGAGGCCCTGGCGCTGTCCGGTCAGCATGTCTGGACCCCGGAGGTCATTGCCAGCCGGTTCGATTGGGGCGGTGAGGCTTCAATTAGCATGATCGCGCTTCGCATATTCCGACTTCCCCGTCGCCATGACCTGACGCTTCTGCCGGCATACGGCGGCTGCCGCTCCTGGGTGGAATTGACCGAGCCGCTACCCGTCGAAGGGGCCACCCCCGTGCTGAGCGAAGCCATCCATTCCCGCCGGATGGCCGCCATCGGAGACGCCCTGGGTGCCCCATGGCTCCCGGCGCCCACAAGAGGTTCGCCGGCACGAACGCCGTGACGGAGGACCGTGGGTGTCGAGCCCGGCGGCTGCATGGATGCTTGGCGCGGCCAGTGGGACACGATAAGACGGGGCTGTCATGAAACGGCCGCTGGCAGTCGCCAATCCAACCCGGCAGTCCAGACTCCGTCCCCTGATCCACCGGGGCCGGGGTGTCGCACCGCTGCTGCTGGCGGCATTGACCGGCCTGGCGTTGGTCCCGGGATGCACGACGCCGCCGACCGCCGATTCGCCCGCCGGGATGACTTATTCCCGGGGGAGCCTTCGCGCGGTCGAGGACGCCCCGATGGACCGCGTCCTGCGCGCGAGCCGCGCGGCCCTGCATTCATTGGACATCACGGAACTGGACCTTCAGGCGTCGCAGATCGCCTCATTGATTGACGGGAGAGCCCCCGACCTGACGAAGGTCTCGGTCAAGATGCGGGCATTGTCGCCG
This region includes:
- a CDS encoding DUF1802 family protein, whose translation is MRIAFKEWAVVVEALGRGRQSLILRKGGIAEGPDGFVVDHREFLLFPTRFHQEAGQVVPEARDLLPPPAGSAAVPPPDRVLIEFFAVVTGWRQLRSLDEALALSGQHVWTPEVIASRFDWGGEASISMIALRIFRLPRRHDLTLLPAYGGCRSWVELTEPLPVEGATPVLSEAIHSRRMAAIGDALGAPWLPAPTRGSPARTP
- a CDS encoding oligosaccharide flippase family protein, with amino-acid sequence MNAAPPGGTFRAPGTPWWRSGWELLKSQYSGSSGRSRFARAASWNVVGGVASRGLMLVASLLVARTLGDTMFGQLGMIQNTFLMVGVFASLGLGMTATRFLALYRQTAPDRAGRVATLAPLGAGLLATAGAIGIVACAPWLARVSLNEPALGFALRLAAPMLVLGALQDANQGILAGLEAFRVLARVTAITSVAQALGMVVGAYSGGLPGSLVGMICGMAVGLVVSSLAVRAALVRAGLKTGLSGWLDEVPALWRFALPAVLAGGVVLPANWLVGALLMHQPGGGAEMGQYNAAHQVRIMILYIPGMVATAGLPVLTHLWKHARGGEYFRIIRIKLVLGFITASLVAVPAILAAPWIMTAFGEGFPEGAPVLRVLACAAVITATLNMIGQSLVSEGRMWTGLLLNVIWATVLIGLSIAWIPTHGALGLAWANFAAFAVHLVTVSLYVLRQSRDGGRDRLEPSEVTPV
- a CDS encoding DUF3568 family protein, whose product is MKRPLAVANPTRQSRLRPLIHRGRGVAPLLLAALTGLALVPGCTTPPTADSPAGMTYSRGSLRAVEDAPMDRVLRASRAALHSLDITELDLQASQIASLIDGRAPDLTKVSVKMRALSPTKTELKIRVSTLGDETLSKQIYERIQIVLAP